The genomic stretch TGGCGGATGTTATTAACGTCCAACATTCTTCTATAGACATCATTAATACAGGAGTTTGCCAAAAATAATACAGCCTTCCGATTTACCTACAAATCGAAAAAAGTGAGACTTGGAAACGTACGCGGCTCACGAATGAGgacaaagccaaaaacaggCATATGGTACAGTCTCGTGATTTCAAATAGATGAAATATTCGTGTTCACCcaggattttaaaaaggaacTCTTCTGGCAACATTCATTTTGACAAGCTGCGAATGGCTGTACGGGGCGAACATGAGCGTCTCATTGCCGCCCTCCCGTGGACAACATTGGCACTAATTGCAGCGAATGAAGCTCAGATAAATgctatatttcataatttcaagATACGGCAGTCaactgcatacatacacactggaAAATGAACCCGCTTTTTAAATACGTAAACTTTTaccagttctttttttcctttccactTTCTATATGTTTAATATCACTTCGAGGATCCCCAGCCATCACTCACACGATTTCTATTAATTTCTCCCACTGAAATGAGAGCATATCCCAAATCTACACCAAATGGAATCTTACAACAGATGTGAAGGGACATTTATCATTCATAACAGAATTCAGGAGTTTTTTCaggcaaatacaaataaaagtttaaTGATCTGCAGTAGTTTTTTTCTCTATATATTTACGTATCAGTACTTCGGTGTCAGTCACAAAATAGTATATTTTAGCaccttttatttgatttaagttttttttttattatgaaggCTATACCAGACGCATAATCACTATACATTGATTTAACATTACCTTTACAGTtaaattttcactgaaattacagaataaatatatgcacattttttcaAATCTTTGTGAGAGAAAACATTAAAAGTGCGTCCTACAAAGCCGTTAGTGATAATATCCAGAAGCTTTTTTTAAGAAAGTGCGTTGAACTCCATAAAATCTTGAGCGTCATAATATATTCACAAATGTTGATCCGTAGGTGCGTCCTTGAGACAGAACTCAGTTGTCctttataatatataaaattaaatagaaCACTGAACAATAATGCGTTGCAGTATCTCTATTATACGTGAATTATAGTTTGAGCGATACCCACCCCTGCAGTTGAATGCATGCAGCAAACTGCAATAATCTACAAACTGTGCCTGGCCTTGGGCAATTCCGCACGAGACAGCCGCGAGGGCATCCCGCTTCTCCCATATCCGAGCACAAGCGATGTCTCCTCACTGTGTGAAGGCTTCATATTTAGAATTAAGACCTTCCGAAGCCTTCGTCGCACAAACAAATCGGTTCCATATAAAAATAAGGATTGTTAACATTGCTGGCTACTCTGAAAAAGGCACTTCATTGAATATCTGAGTATGGCCTTTCCTCCAAAGCGACTTggggaaaacattttatatattttatattatcatGCTGTTTGTGTCCCTTATTCTTTGATTAGGGTTATGGAAAAGATGAGTAATTGTTCTGTTTTAGAATCGATATGATTTCTCCAGGACTTCGAGGTAATCCGGCTTGGTTTGGAGTTTGGCCCTTAACTCGAGGTATTCGCTTTGGGTTTGATCAGGGAAACCTTTCCCCGCAGTGAAAAGAAGTGTTTCTTTTAGTCTGGCGTCTTGTTGTAAATCAGGGTATTGCATTCCtggggggtgtgcgtgtgcaacgTGCATGTCCTTTAATTTGGGAACTGTGCCGTAAAGGCAATCCACAAATCCCACCGTAGGAGTGGGTCTCTGGCTGTCTATTACCGTGGGACAAAGCACTCCATTTTCATGAAAGCCTGCTATGTCCCCCGACTGATTGATAGTAACTATGGTGTTGAGTTGGGAATTGGACACCGCCATTGTCCATTCCTTCTCTTTCTCGATCAGAGTTCGATAGTTGctattattttctttagtttCGGCAAATTGCTCTTCGATTTCCCCCTCGCGCGGTTTGTAAATAGGATTGTTGCACATTTGCGTAACTGGATGTGGGATGTAGTCGTATACGTGACCGGGGGGTTTCTCTGGCGAGGCCGTCTGACGGTCCTCAAATATTCTGCACTGCATTTGAATGCCGGTCAGGTCCACCTCCTGTCGCTTCCTGAAGGGCAGTTTCTTACGTCTCCTCAACACGAATGCAAAAAGTCCAGCAGCGACAAAGACAGCGCAGATGAATAAAATTAGGAGACTCAGAATAAGCACCGAAAGAGGAATAGCACCCCTTGTCGGAGTGTACCCTAAACCAGAATTACTTGTGGAAGTCATATCATCGGGAATAGCAGGAGAGGGCGCAGAGAATTTAAGCTCAGGACACAGCACTTCAGAGTCCAGAAAGCGCAGATCCTTCCCAAATGCGAACTCTGGGGTTTTGCAGATTACTTCCCCGACAACAATGACGGAGCTCAGCTTCTCCATCCACTGTTTGAgggggatgatgtcacaggagcAGTCCCAGGGGTTCTGGTGCAGGTCAATCTGAACGATGGAGTGGAGGTGCTCCAGCACGCCGCTGACGGGTAGGTAAAGGAAGTAGTTGTTGCGCAGATTTAGCCTGGTCAAAGACGTGCCTGCGAACGCGTCGACGGGCAGTGTGCGCAGCAGGTTGTCATTGAGAAACACAAGTTGCAGGTTGGGCATTAGACTAAAGGCGGCCGGCTGAATCTCTCTAATCACGTTGTATTCAAAGTACAAGTAACTTAATGTCTGCAGACCTCGAAACATACCGGGTGTGAGTCTCTCGATATCGTTCCCATTTAAATAGAGGCTTTTTAAATTAGGCAGATTTATAAAGGCCCCTTCTTGTACGTAAGATATCCGATTGTTACCCAAGTGCAATAAATCCAAACTGGAAAAGTTCCAGAAATCTGACCTGTAAATTTTCTGTATCAAATTTCCACTCAGGTAAAGTTTCTTGGCGTTGAGTGGTCTGGGTAGGAGCTCAGATATGTTGCGAAATCCCTTTTCTTTGCAATTAACGGTCAATCCTAAATCGTTGATGTGTAGATTGCACATACATCCAGTGGGACAAATAATTGGAATGGGGGGTCTCGTTTGGTAAGCAGCGACAGGGGGCTGATTTGGCCCGGGATAAATACTGCGTGGAGTCGGTGGCATTTTGGGAATCCTGGGTCGTTTGGTTGGCTTTGTATGTCTCTCTTTATATTCAACCGAAGATGCAGTGTTGTGGAACGAAGACAACATGGACGAAGGTTTTGTGGGCCACGTATTTTCATTATTGAATGGCAACCGAGGGATGCCTAAACTTGCCTCCACCTCTGCGTCAGACAGCAAGGGGCACAGTTCACTTCGTTTTATTTCCCTCAGGTCTTTGCCATGGAAGTGGAAAGGATGCTCACAGGTGATCTCGCCGACTAGAGCGGTGTAAGGTATGCGTTCAAGCCATGTCTTAAGTTGCACAATTTCGCAGACACAGTTCCATGGGTTTTCCTCTAACTGGATCTCCATCAAGCTCCGACCGATATATTCCAGCGTACCCTTATAAGGAAGGATTTTTAACCGGTTCCCACGTAAGTCAAGGTGCGTTAAAGACACAGACCTGAATAAAAAATTGGGTAGCACAGGTATCaagttgtcatttaaaataagtaCTCTTAATTTGTTTAGGTTCCTGAACGCCCCGCTTTCGATTCGTTTAATGACATTGTAATCAGCCTGGAGATATTCAAGACTTTCTAGTCCCAAAAAAGTGTCGTTTCTGAACACCTCCAGTTTGTTTTCGTGTAGATAGAGCCTTTTCAAAATGCTCAAGCCGTTAAACGCGCCGACGTGGATGTCCTGAAGCGCGTTGTTTCCCAAATTAATAGACACGGCATTGTTCAGGTGCAGGAAGCTGTTGAAATAAAGCTTCCGCATGGAGTTTCTCTGTAGGTAGAGTTTAAAGGGCCGAGACCATGACTGAGAAATCTGGCTGATGTTTGTAAATCCTTTGCTGTCGCAGTGGATGTGGAATATGCTCTCTTTCACCTCGCAGTAGCAGGGGTCAAA from Anguilla anguilla isolate fAngAng1 chromosome 12, fAngAng1.pri, whole genome shotgun sequence encodes the following:
- the slitrk3a gene encoding SLIT and NTRK-like protein 3, yielding MLWVTLLSTIALGWTTPIPLLEESEEIDEPCFDPCYCEVKESIFHIHCDSKGFTNISQISQSWSRPFKLYLQRNSMRKLYFNSFLHLNNAVSINLGNNALQDIHVGAFNGLSILKRLYLHENKLEVFRNDTFLGLESLEYLQADYNVIKRIESGAFRNLNKLRVLILNDNLIPVLPNFLFRSVSLTHLDLRGNRLKILPYKGTLEYIGRSLMEIQLEENPWNCVCEIVQLKTWLERIPYTALVGEITCEHPFHFHGKDLREIKRSELCPLLSDAEVEASLGIPRLPFNNENTWPTKPSSMLSSFHNTASSVEYKERHTKPTKRPRIPKMPPTPRSIYPGPNQPPVAAYQTRPPIPIICPTGCMCNLHINDLGLTVNCKEKGFRNISELLPRPLNAKKLYLSGNLIQKIYRSDFWNFSSLDLLHLGNNRISYVQEGAFINLPNLKSLYLNGNDIERLTPGMFRGLQTLSYLYFEYNVIREIQPAAFSLMPNLQLVFLNDNLLRTLPVDAFAGTSLTRLNLRNNYFLYLPVSGVLEHLHSIVQIDLHQNPWDCSCDIIPLKQWMEKLSSVIVVGEVICKTPEFAFGKDLRFLDSEVLCPELKFSAPSPAIPDDMTSTSNSGLGYTPTRGAIPLSVLILSLLILFICAVFVAAGLFAFVLRRRKKLPFRKRQEVDLTGIQMQCRIFEDRQTASPEKPPGHVYDYIPHPVTQMCNNPIYKPREGEIEEQFAETKENNSNYRTLIEKEKEWTMAVSNSQLNTIVTINQSGDIAGFHENGVLCPTVIDSQRPTPTVGFVDCLYGTVPKLKDMHVAHAHPPGMQYPDLQQDARLKETLLFTAGKGFPDQTQSEYLELRAKLQTKPDYLEVLEKSYRF